DNA from Elaeis guineensis isolate ETL-2024a chromosome 2, EG11, whole genome shotgun sequence:
cttgagatatctaaaatttttggcattatctataatgaaacaatctactaacaaaaattatccgactatgatcagattaaaattattctttattaacaactaatgtattccataatatcttcagaatcaaagaattaatatttctaatcaatttaacccaccatgcttttgctgcgcactctgatcttggtttatcaaattatataattatatcaaagataaaaatatccttatatgttagatcgatccaagatagatccaaccttcaaatttcagataaaacttaggataaaattttaagtttctttatctttactaccttcgggtatagtatataaaaattaaatcttgacccACTTTCtgtgtttgaaatcattgcataagtttcatcactcttcaagaatccaacatatctagaatcaattagagttaaccttagatttatcttacaatcatttagataatttctaaatcaatctttctttttaaaagaattaattctaacttgacaactaaaagaactcaagccaacatcctcatgagtagaatcaacttgattatttcttatagagttctcttcatcacaatccttaatattaatcaataaatccatacaaaatcttgtcccttgtataagtcattcaaacttTAACACTAGTAAGATGTCTTAGATCAAtttaaaaatccaaactttgacttgaataattaatacacttcatcatcttcaacagtcataaaaaaaaaatctaatccaaagataataatacgaattattaaagatttcatcataacctgtatatcatactctgacaaaataaattttcttatttaatttaacaacaatatcaaaagacttttgatccacttaaaaaataaactattgacttgaaattcaatgcaacttgaaagatcaaagaatcatattcagaatatgatattttgagtaactaaaaatttcatcaagatgtgtatctcatattctcataataaaattcaagtatatatatatatatatatatatattttttttttttcatctaagattgggtttcatatatgacctcttataggttcagtgttcaaaaatatttctctctcatatgatgaaatttcttcttagatcataccctaattaactttcttttgataagtccaaaattcataacgcatcagataattatcatcgaaattagaaaagtatcatgatcttcaatcattaaATCATCTAGTattctcaacataacttatcaatacctcccacttcattccaaggtcaactcttttcatacttaggtcaaccttactaattgaaatccaagatataactcgtcaattttattatagataacatatgccacttatgcataaattccatcttaatatctattgattcgaaatctaaatattaaatcttctctttcatatctatcgtgttcctcatgatcataacctaagttcagatatcactagaattacaattctgaataattataaccttaaactcaaataccacttaaatcatattttctagtgatcataacctaaactctaatatcattttatcatacctttaatgatcaaaatcttaaactctgatattatcaatcatactttagtgattataatcccaaagttttgatatcacttatatgacaatccctagtgatcttaaacttggctctagtactattctgtcatatcctaatcacttatatcattgtctccaaatgaacgtaacctaagctctaagctcagatgccactctgtcacatcctactgatcttacataaagttttaatatctcttcataatctctagtgatcttaaacctaagctttgatattattctatcacatccaaatcatttatattgtaatctccaatgatcataacctaagctctgatattactctgtaatattctaatcactcatatcataatccctaacgaTCAtatcctatgctctgataccattctgtcacgccccgaacccaacacccgggtcggatacgtgatggccgcacactccttagagcaagccctaaagaatatgcaaggccaaaaataaatattacaaccttaacatccataacaattaatttcaacaataattcataaaattttgtataattacaattaacattccttcaatcctcggatcaagtatcaacggtactctatctatgcatccgctcactcacaaatccataccatagccaaccatggacatcttgtaactctgagaagaaaagaaagatgaaggggtgtgagctttacagcccagtaagaattcccatatcacattgatatagtaatatagtctgaaaataaggataagcaataaaatataaaatctcatgttcaatgtccaaaataatgcaaacattcataaattttctgtcttgtcaaaatagatgcatcatcatatgttaacaggtaaaatacttttgttcaacaattatttcatatcttatctttcatttctcctttcataatcacatgatttttaacagtttccttctggctctggactatccaagtctatacctcagtcatcatccggatcgaatccatttaaaaagtctttcaagactgtcccaggatgagctcctggccggctgtcccacgtaccaaagcccgtgagaggctgtcccaggcataagctcctggcggactgtcccaggcatgagctcctggccggctgatccacctgtaagccagtgggggctgtcccaggcataagctcctggcgggctgtcccaggcataagctcctagccggctgttccacatgacaaggctagtccataccatatatctctttcttttcatttaatcattatgtgttgatttcatcaatcaattctgtcttgcattatgatcaattcagatatgtcatatccatataatcatgccatcaatctctgatacatatatattgacataacatactcatgctcaaaatcaaataacagtatctcagatataataaattcatcgatctcaaatccgataatgcaaaaccaacgatgcaagaccaatagtaaaatagcatatataatagtgatcatgtacagggattcttacctttaccggtgactgatccaaacacagaaatcaatgttcttctttgatttatgaatttctctaacaagatattccactcgatatcatatgcagacaatcatctcttcataaccctgatcaatataaaaatcacatatatggagaaaattaccgataatcgatctgataacacaaatctaggatctctcttaggattaaccaaaattaggatttacctaagtatctggatcctccactgatccataagacttctagagagagaaaatccatgaagagagagaaaattctagagagagaaagtagagagagaaagtggagagagaaactttcgtatccttccgatgaggcactcatgatcgagatcatcagaggtcctatcagggtaactcaatatgaatcaagtgttacaaattttgaataggatcgaactgggatcagatctactgcacgaatttcggagcaacctcagatcatcttattttcatcttcaagtttattctagggttcataatgcaatcagagaagaagaaaagatcccagagagacaaaatccataaagagagagaaaagtctagagagagaatctagagagagaaaatatagagagagaaggtagagagaggagagagaaaagagagagaaagaagagagaaaggagagagaggaaaattctctctcttcttcttcttcttattttattttattttattttattttttttattctttttctttttcctttttctattctttttttttctttttcctttttcttttctttttctttttcctttttcttttctttttcttttcttcttcttcttcctttcttcttttcttcccgcggccaccattggctgaaacaggggaggaccgtgaggtcccccccccccggtggctcgggctccggcagcttggccggagatccgacaacagcggcgatggggttcggccggcggcgaagaggaggacggcggcaaaaacaaagaaaaaaaatcagaaaacaggggattctttcgcgactgattttcggcaaaaacggtggccggcggcgaggctttgggccaggggagaaagggaagagggagaggaagaaggggaggggcttaccttgctccggcggttgagaagagctccggcgaacccccttttcttccgatcaaccatcCACGGTATCCTTTGAGAAAATTTCTCAAATACCTcgattttcctcaaaatttttgttgtagtttcctaagagaggacgggggatctttatactggaggtttcctaccctagccggactctttgagtccgattttgccggaatcgtgaaggaagaagactccggctaggagtcttcctcctcctctgtttttttttttttttttttttttttttttttctgggtcgtTACAAATTATTACATaatcataattatataattatatatttaatgaGAATCAATTTAAGTATTAAGTTCTTATTGTCTTTGCTTGTAACCGTAGTATGTAGGACCATACTACCTAATATTTTCTCGAAAGGGAAAGGTGGTAAAACAGACAGTGATTGACGCTCATAGagctccctcctcctcctccttcttcttcatttttctttctttttcttttcttttttttttaattacctcctccctctttctttttttttttttctccctcactctctgtatttttttttaattctttttcacTCTCCGTATAATAGTTGGATAGTTACGTGATATTTATCTAAACTGttcaaatattattaaaaattatttatttttatttttttaatatatatatatatatatatatatatatatatatatatatatatatatatatatatatgatgtgcATTAGTTATatatcttttttatctttttcactcTCCTCACAATAGTTGGATAGTTATGTGGTATTTATCTAAATTGTTCAAATATTAttagaatttatttatttttatttttttaatatatatatatatatatatatatatatatatatatatatatatatatatatatatatatatatatatatatatatatatgatgtgtattagttatatataatatatttattaatttaaataatatgttTGGATTTAGCTTGGGTCAGATCAATGTAAACCGGAGCTCGGCGCGTTTGAAGAACGGGCTGAATTTTGTGGTCCAATCCAGCCCATTGAGCTGACAAACAAAAGAAAATCAGATCTCGGCCCATCCAAAGGGCTTGGACGGGCTGGGTAGGCCACCCAGCTTTTGAGTAGGTCTGGTGAAAGTTTGCCGCAATTTGGATCCTCAACTAATGAAGTTGGACTGTGCCACAACTTAGCTACGTGAAAACTTTTCATAGACCAAATAAGATGAGGCCATCTCGACCAAATGAATAGGTTCATATATCGGTGATCATATTTTTATAGTTTGTGTGTTGTAATATGGTCATTTGTCCTCACTGTCATCTAGTAAAAGATGCTACACGTACTTTTTTATTTTCGTAATCAAGGTGATACGAAATGTTGGCAACTTACAGAGGTTCCTCCCTTCGGAGTTCGGCATGGACGTGGACCGCATGGAACATGCAATCTCCCCGGGCGATCGCACATTTGTAGAGAAGCGTGTTATCCGGCGAGCCATTGAGAAGGCTAACATCCCCCACACGTACGTTTCGGCCAACTGCTTTGCCGGCATCTTCCTTGCAGGTCTAGCTCAACTCGCCACCTTCATGCCCAAGAGGGACCGTGTCAACATCCATGGCCATGGGGACAAGAAATGTACATGGGTCGCCGAGGAGGACGTAGCGATGTATGCAATACTTGCCATCGATGACCCCCGAACTTTAAACAAGGTCCTCTACGTCCGTCCTCCGGCCAACATCCTCACTCAGATGGAAGTTGTCAAGATATGGGAGAGGATTATAGGCAAAGAGCTCCAAAAGACATTTCTCTCAGCAGAGGAATGGCTTTCCACCATGGACAGTGAGTAGTTTCATTATTTTGCTATGGTTACTAGCCATGTGAATTGTTAGCCTAGCAGTCTGGGGTGCGGATTCTCTATGGTGCATCATACGGAGCAATGTATTACGCATTCTGCCGATTGTATGATGTGCGATGCATGCCATGCATGGTCATGAGCAGCCATCCATCATGCGATGCATCATATATATTACAGAGAACCCACGCTCAACAGTCTGACAATCTTGTGACACTTAAATAAATCCAGTATTGCTTATATTGGCAGTAGGTTAAGCTAGAGCATATTCCTTTGGAGCCTGTACTTATTCTCTTCACTGTGTGCGGTACATGGTTAAGTATGTTGCATATCATGGCTGCTCATTTTTGTGGTGGTACATTGAGATGAGTGCTTGATCAGCGAGGCCCATAGGAATATGGGTGACCCGGTGCATGCAGTTTGGTGAAATAATTTCTTGATTCACCCTAGGCAAGCCTTTGGACGCTTCATGGGAAGACTGGCTGTGATCAAGGTTTTATCTTGTTCTTCTTTGCAGGGGTGCCGCTATATGAGCAAATTGCGGTGGCGCATATGTACCAGATATTTTATCTCGGTGATTTGGATTTTAAGGTGGAAGGCCCTCGTGGTGTCGACAGCAGCAAGCTGTATCCTGACCACAAGTACGTGACGGTGGAAGAGTATCTGAGGCGTTTCGCGTGAATTAAAACTCCTGCACTTGGCATTCTGTGCGAATTCTCTCCTTGGTTATCGTTCGGTTACTGATGTTCTAAATGTTCTTTAGAGATGATTGGTTTTCGAAAATGTGAACACCATAAGATCTCCGGGTTCAGCCTAAGTTATCCTCTACGTtggaataaattatataaatagtatcGAATCATTGTACTTGAAGTGATTGAAAGGCAATTTGAAGTACATGGGAAAAACATGTCATGTATCCAATAAACTTAATAGTTAAAATTGTATGCTCAATAAATCATATTTGGGTTTATGCTATTTTTAGTATGAGTTGTATGCCTCAATTAAATTGTTAAAACTaccaaaatttattttgtcacacTAGATTTATTCcatttttactaaaaataaagttTTGGTTAGCAGAAAGTTGGCTACAAAGTGCAACTATGTATTCAAACTACCAAAAATATTAATTACTTAGCTGGTAGGGTGTCATAAATTTACTATGCTCCTGAGAAATGTTGGAATCACGCTTGGCACCCACTGTTAGCTGGATAATATGGTTTTGTTTTCTTTCTACACTATGTGGGCTGTCTCTAGAGCCTCTTAGACTGGAGAGAACTATTAATCTGTGCGGTTGGCATTTGGATCATTAGTAATATTTAGGATTTAGTTGGATAGTTAGATTCAAAATCTTATGAAATTCAAAgttcaatcataaaaaaatatagaattatgaCTAGATTAAgcttattttattactatttaggATCATTTTCCCAGTGAGTTGGTCAGAATTCCgtagagagaaaaatattatcTATTGAGGTCATTTTTCTCTCCTTATGAGATGCGAGTCAGTCCATTTAAAAGAGTCAATCCATTTAAAAGATGGTCCTGATAGTTATAAAAAAGATTCAATCTAGTTTATAATTCTGTATGTTTGATAGTTGAGCCATGAATCCtataaaattttggatccaaccatgcAAATAGTCTTTTAAAGATGAATGATTTATTGTGAGGCTTGATCTTTTGGGAAGCCTAATACTTAAAGTAGGTTAAGTCAACGTCCATTGACTGAcctaatataaaaaataacttaaaattgagagaaaaagctAACAAAGTTTCCCCTGTTCAATTTGGAGGAGACTAACTCTAGCTACTTGACAATTTCGTTAGAGGTCAGGAAACAATAGCCTCAACCATCTATAAATCCTTCCACACAcacatatttgtatgtatgtacgtaaatTATTTGAATTCCATCAGATAGTTGGTATGCAATTTCAtgatatttgtatttattttaatattaattatttgttattttgtatttttatattatttatatagatATGGATGCACAATTGACTCTTAGGATTCATTTGGTTAGGGATAATCTGGTATAGAAAAATGAATCCCATGTCAGATTATCATGTTTGGTATTGAACATGAAAGagagagatggtaaaaaaataatggacatcatatttattttttgaagacAAAAAGTAAAACAAATACCATGGGagattgatatttgataaattctCGAATAATGATTGTTAGGACAATTCAACTGACCTCCGATTTCGACTCTACATCGGTCAAATGAACACATTACGCTGACTCATAATCAATTGATCGATCGACGGTCGGTTATTATCAACCAATAAAGGACAACTCAGTTAATCTTCAACCGAAGACCATTGGTATATCAGAGTTACTGACCGATGCTTATTCAAGTCTCCAAGACCACCGACTTACTATTATTACCGACATATAATCAACTTATCTTCTCAATACACCTAACCATTATAAACATTTATCGATTACGTGTCACGATCATTAGTAGACATAAACAACCCATTAACTCTATGATTATAGTCCGATAATTTAGTACCATAAAAAGTAGGACCACATGCTCGATGGTTACactagaatcatctataaaaaggaggtaaatgaacacCACAGAAAGATAATTCTGGACTAATACCCTACCATTTTGATTACTCATTATCTATTGTTCACCAACTCCctgttgacttaagcatcggagggtcccaccGAACACAATTTCGATCTGTGAGGACTTTATTTTGCAGGTATTCTTCATCGACGACAGAcaacaggagattggccgcaacagattgacgtgCCAGGTAGGAGAAAACTATAATCAACCATATCGAAAATTAGAGCTCCATGCTCGACTGAATCGGCGAGGCAGTCTTCCTATCGGGAAGATGTTCCTCCCTCATCTCCAGTGGCAGAGTCCAGTTCTTCACATCCTGTGGTCATCACAGACGCACAGATTGCTGCACTCATGCAGCAAATGAAGGTTTTGATAGAGACGGTCCAAAGCCTTCAGCAGCAGCAAACCCAGTAGCAGTAGCAGCCATCGGTGGAGCAGCCGGTGGCTCAAtcagtgccatctaggcacagtcTCCATCCACCAAGGTGCTTGCCCTCCTCATATCTAGAGCAGCGATCATCTCGATATTCTCATCGAGACGGACAATCACATTCTTGGTATTCCCATCATGCCACCCATCATTTGCGgtgttctctctctctttctcgtgcACATAGTATCAAAAAGGAGAAATGACTGCggacaccttctgcttctcccTCTTCGAGCTTTTCAGGGGGTTTCACCCCTGGAGTTTTCTAGCAACGGTGActtgacgactacgaacgcaagtTCAAAGAGATTGATCGTCAGTTTGCTCGACTTTAGATGAAAGGTCGGAAGTTTTTCAatgactacgacttccacactaCCCAGCCTCTCTTTCGACGCATCCTGGATGAACCAATTTTCTCTCAATTCAAGATGTCAcagatggagccatacgacggctccattGATTCGATCGATCACtttgagagctataaggctctcatgatgatctaggGGGCAACTGGCACCCTCTTATGTATTGACTTTCCGATAACTCttcggaaggctgctcgagcATGGTATTTCGGTCTTCAGTTGGAAAGCATTAACTTTTTCGAGCAgcttgagcattctttcgtggcccacttcagcactagtCAAAGGCCGCCATGAAtatcagacagtctcttctctGTCAAGCAAGGTAAGACAGAGATGTTGAGGGACTTTGTGACTCGTTTCAATGCAGCCACACTTGAGATCAGAGacatcaatgaagatatggccatatcggCTATGAAGAGGGATCTGAGGGGATCGAGATTTATCTACTCTCTAGATAAAACTCTTCCTCGGACCTATGCTGAATTTTTGAagtgcgcgtacaagtacatttgTGCAGATGAAGCTGCTTTTGACCGACGTCAGGCAGACGAaaaaggtcaaaagaagaaacaaaagaaaagtgaaGCTCTGATCGAATCAAGTAGGCCGATTATTAATAAACGAGCTTCACCTCGATGACGGAGTCTGAAGCCAAACAGTTACGGCAGGTATGACTTCTATACTCCTATTTTTGCTCTCTATGcgtagatcttgatggagattgaaggagaGGAGTACCTACGATACCCCCCACCAATGAAAACGCCATCGAGGAGTCGAGACAGGAAAAAGTACTGTTGGTTCCATCTtgatcatggtcacgataccGAACAGTGTATCTAGTTCAGCGATAAGATAGAGGCcttgattcgatgaggctacctcgaAAAATTCTGACGTGATCGTTTGATTCAATCTCCCATCGATCAACAACCTCAGCCGCAAGCTGAGGAGATAACAATTAACCAACGGTGGGAGTAATCAACATAATCTCTAGGCGATAGAAGAACTggagggcaactttcgaagaagagtcgatgAAGAAGCGATGACTCGACAATGTAATTACTTTTTCGAAAGATGATGTTCGGAGAATataaactccccatgatgatgctgtcgttgtCTCGGCAatgatagcaaactatgatgtaaaaaaaaatttagtggataatggaagttcgacggatgttttgttttactcgactttctcccgaatgcgactaccgacggatCAACTCAGAAGAGTTTCGATGTCATTGATCGGTTTCACTGGGGATGCAGTTATCGTGGAAGGAGAAATAAATCTTCCACTAACTGTCGAAACAGATCTATGATAGAGTACTATTCTCTTAACATTTATGATTATTCGAGTTTCTTcaacttataatgccatactcggacgatctggacttaatactttgagagcagtagtctcgacatatcatctgctagtctgatttttgataaaaaatagagtCGTAGAGATGCGTGAAGATCAACAACTTGTCCGACATTGCTTTCtagttttcacacaaaataatcaaCCTGAAGATTTTTTGTGCAttgataaattagatcaaaaagaaaatgaagaaagaggTGAACCAACTGAGTAACTGATTTTCATCTCACTAAAAGAAGAAGATTCTAAAAAGACGGTCCAAATTAGATCGCAGTTGCCTGATCCAGAGCGACaacaactaataaatctactcaAAGCAAATATCGATATTTTTGTTGGTTGGCTACTAACATGCCAGGCATTCCTTCGGAGGTAATAACCCATCAACTAAACATTGATCCAAAATTTAAGCcggtgagataaaagaaaaaattttttgcacCTAAAAGGTTGAAGGTCATCAATGAAGAAGACGACAAGCTTCTTGCAACTGGCTTCATCAGGGAAGCTAATTATctcgattggctcgtcaatgtagTAATGATGAGAAAAGCTAATAAAAAGTAGAGAATCTACATCGACTACACAAATCTAAACGAAGTTTATCCGAAGGACAG
Protein-coding regions in this window:
- the LOC105040244 gene encoding bifunctional pinoresinol-lariciresinol reductase 2 isoform X1; this translates as MEGKDRVLILGATGYIGRRLVKASIALGHPTFVLFRPENVSNRENCQMFMEFKMEGAHLLQASLEDRESLVSALKQVDVVVSAVRVIVEQLQLIEAIKEVGTIKVIRNVGNLQRFLPSEFGMDVDRMEHAISPGDRTFVEKRVIRRAIEKANIPHTYVSANCFAGIFLAGLAQLATFMPKRDRVNIHGHGDKKCTWVAEEDVAMYAILAIDDPRTLNKVLYVRPPANILTQMEVVKIWERIIGKELQKTFLSAEEWLSTMDRVPLYEQIAVAHMYQIFYLGDLDFKVEGPRGVDSSKLYPDHKYVTVEEYLRRFA
- the LOC105040244 gene encoding bifunctional pinoresinol-lariciresinol reductase 2 isoform X2 — protein: MEGKDRVLILGATGYIGRRLVKASIALGHPTFVLFRPENVSNRENCQMFMEFKMEGAHLLQASLEDRESLVSALKQVDVVVSAVRVIVEQLQLIEAIKEVGTIKRFLPSEFGMDVDRMEHAISPGDRTFVEKRVIRRAIEKANIPHTYVSANCFAGIFLAGLAQLATFMPKRDRVNIHGHGDKKCTWVAEEDVAMYAILAIDDPRTLNKVLYVRPPANILTQMEVVKIWERIIGKELQKTFLSAEEWLSTMDRVPLYEQIAVAHMYQIFYLGDLDFKVEGPRGVDSSKLYPDHKYVTVEEYLRRFA